One region of Turicibacter bilis genomic DNA includes:
- the rpmB gene encoding 50S ribosomal protein L28, producing the protein MARVCTVTGRRTKTGNARSHAMNASKRTWKSNVQKVKILVNGKPKKVYVSARALKSGKVERVY; encoded by the coding sequence ATGGCTCGTGTTTGTACAGTAACTGGACGTCGTACTAAAACTGGAAACGCTCGTTCACACGCAATGAACGCTTCAAAACGTACTTGGAAGTCTAACGTTCAAAAAGTTAAAATCTTAGTTAACGGTAAACCTAAAAAAGTATACGTTTCTGCTCGCGCATTAAAATCAGGAAAAGTAGAACGCGTTTATTAA
- a CDS encoding SHOCT-like domain-containing protein: MSEELIRVLKMIESGVITSEEGQKLIQAMQKSEQKVARVNSHPIGRFLRLDILSTEEGEKETVQINFPLNLAKAVLKMGIVQKQLNAKVGENVNLDIEEILALIDSEVMGDLMTIDTKDAKIRIWID; encoded by the coding sequence ATGAGTGAAGAATTAATACGAGTATTAAAAATGATAGAAAGTGGTGTCATTACATCGGAGGAAGGTCAGAAACTGATTCAAGCTATGCAAAAATCTGAACAAAAAGTGGCCCGAGTAAATTCACACCCGATAGGACGATTCTTAAGATTAGACATATTATCGACGGAAGAGGGAGAAAAAGAAACAGTTCAAATTAATTTTCCATTAAATTTAGCTAAAGCCGTTCTAAAAATGGGAATTGTTCAAAAGCAATTAAATGCTAAAGTCGGTGAAAATGTTAATCTAGATATTGAAGAAATTTTAGCACTGATTGATTCAGAGGTAATGGGAGATCTAATGACGATTGATACGAAAGATGCTAAAATTCGAATTTGGATTGACTAA
- a CDS encoding thiamine diphosphokinase, whose translation MKIAIISGAPNAWLDLEHIKASFVIGVDRGALTLVEHGICPDIAIGDFDSVTESEFAKIKDSALELVQLPSEKDETDTEVALNVAMTKEATDVRIYGSLGGRIDHSLANIRLLLQFAKKGLPITLVDERNHLMVLASGQHEINHPGLPYISFFALESTVTNLTLNRLKYPLTNYELTQDDIRCISNETTESSFFVSFDSGYLLMIFSRD comes from the coding sequence ATGAAAATTGCGATTATTAGCGGAGCACCAAATGCGTGGTTAGATTTAGAACATATTAAAGCGAGCTTCGTGATTGGAGTCGATCGAGGAGCTTTAACTTTAGTAGAGCATGGAATTTGTCCGGATATCGCTATTGGAGATTTTGATTCAGTGACGGAATCTGAGTTTGCTAAAATTAAAGATTCTGCGTTGGAACTTGTTCAATTACCAAGTGAAAAAGATGAAACGGATACTGAAGTGGCTTTGAATGTAGCGATGACGAAAGAAGCAACTGATGTTCGGATTTATGGATCATTAGGTGGACGAATCGATCATAGCTTAGCTAATATTCGCTTATTACTTCAGTTTGCTAAAAAAGGCTTACCGATTACATTAGTGGATGAAAGAAATCACTTAATGGTGTTAGCCTCAGGTCAGCATGAAATCAATCATCCAGGCTTGCCCTATATTTCATTTTTTGCCTTAGAGTCAACGGTAACTAATCTAACGTTAAATCGTTTAAAATATCCATTAACGAATTATGAGTTAACACAGGATGATATTCGTTGCATTAGTAATGAGACAACTGAATCTAGCTTTTTTGTCTCGTTTGATAGTGGTTATTTATTAATGATATTTAGTCGTGATTAA
- the spoVM gene encoding stage V sporulation protein SpoVM — protein sequence MRFYTIKLPKWISAIVVGIMNIFKKH from the coding sequence ATGAGATTTTATACGATTAAATTACCAAAATGGATCAGTGCAATTGTTGTAGGTATTATGAACATCTTTAAAAAACATTAA
- a CDS encoding DUF2089 domain-containing protein, with the protein MKQYEVLGHCPICYKRLLVTQLTCQGCKTQINGQYTLNEFCYLDKELLNFAIVFIKNRGNIKEVERELGISYPTVRRMLDQTIQGLGFTTGQETIDKQDSLSQLERGDITVEEATECLKR; encoded by the coding sequence GTGAAACAGTACGAAGTGTTGGGACATTGTCCTATTTGCTATAAACGACTTTTAGTTACACAATTGACGTGCCAAGGATGTAAAACACAAATTAATGGTCAATACACATTAAATGAATTTTGTTATTTAGATAAGGAACTATTAAATTTTGCCATAGTCTTTATTAAAAATCGTGGGAATATTAAGGAGGTTGAACGTGAACTTGGAATCTCTTATCCAACCGTTAGACGAATGCTTGATCAAACAATTCAAGGATTAGGGTTTACAACAGGACAAGAAACAATCGATAAACAAGATAGTTTATCTCAGCTTGAACGAGGGGATATCACTGTTGAGGAGGCAACTGAGTGCTTAAAACGATAA
- the rsgA gene encoding ribosome small subunit-dependent GTPase A, producing the protein MKKGIILKALSGFYYVEDLESKEMIQCRSRGLFRKQKITPLVGDEVEFLVESDGNGYVMEIGPRKNELVRPPIANVDLALVVFSVKEPDFSPKLLDRFLAVIEMNRIEPVIVLTKMDLLSEEEKQSIEPTINYYREIGYEVIETSSKRQFGLESISDLIKDRIVVICGQSGVGKSSLLNSIDHTLDIQVNEISKALGRGKHTTRHVELHKLSEGLIADTPGFSSLDLDQLEPIDLSQCFIEFYERSEQCKFRGCLHENEPRCAVKSAVEAGEIIPTRYENYLQFLTEIKTRKPKY; encoded by the coding sequence TTGAAAAAGGGAATTATTTTAAAAGCCTTAAGTGGGTTTTATTACGTTGAAGATTTAGAAAGTAAAGAAATGATTCAATGTCGAAGTCGAGGATTATTTCGTAAACAGAAAATTACTCCGTTAGTAGGAGATGAAGTTGAGTTTTTAGTTGAATCTGATGGAAATGGTTATGTGATGGAAATCGGCCCTCGAAAAAATGAATTAGTGCGCCCACCTATTGCTAATGTAGATTTAGCATTAGTTGTTTTTTCAGTGAAAGAACCCGACTTCAGTCCGAAGTTGTTAGATCGTTTTTTAGCTGTTATTGAAATGAATCGCATTGAACCTGTTATTGTGCTAACGAAGATGGATTTATTGAGTGAAGAAGAGAAACAATCAATTGAACCAACGATTAATTATTACCGTGAAATTGGTTATGAAGTCATTGAGACCTCATCTAAACGACAATTTGGATTAGAATCGATTAGTGATTTAATTAAAGATCGTATTGTTGTGATTTGCGGTCAATCAGGAGTAGGAAAATCGTCATTACTTAACTCAATCGATCATACATTAGATATTCAGGTTAATGAAATTTCAAAAGCACTAGGACGCGGAAAACATACAACTCGACATGTTGAATTACATAAGTTAAGCGAAGGCTTAATCGCAGATACACCAGGATTTAGTTCTTTAGATTTAGATCAATTAGAACCTATCGATTTATCACAATGCTTTATCGAATTCTATGAGCGTTCAGAGCAGTGTAAGTTCAGAGGTTGCTTGCATGAAAATGAACCTCGTTGTGCTGTCAAATCGGCTGTGGAGGCAGGAGAAATCATCCCAACCCGATATGAGAACTACTTACAGTTCTTAACAGAAATTAAAACTCGTAAACCGAAGTATTAA
- the rpe gene encoding ribulose-phosphate 3-epimerase: MLKIAPSILAADFSKLAEEVKCVDSLGADYIHIDVMDGHFVPNITLGPGIVKCLRPHTELPFDVHLMIENPDQYIKDFKEAGADIITVHVEACRHLHRTLQLIKQYEMQCGVVLNPHTPLEMIKHVLQEVDWILIMSVNPGFGGQTFIPDSLNKIATLNQWRQEQNLSYVIEVDGGVNEETARLCEEAGADVVVAGSAVFNAVDRQLAIQKIKG, translated from the coding sequence ATGTTGAAAATTGCACCATCAATTTTAGCTGCTGATTTCTCAAAATTAGCAGAAGAAGTAAAATGTGTTGATTCACTAGGAGCGGATTATATTCATATTGATGTGATGGATGGTCATTTCGTCCCTAATATTACATTAGGTCCAGGGATTGTGAAATGTTTACGTCCTCATACAGAGTTGCCATTTGATGTTCATTTAATGATTGAAAATCCGGATCAATATATTAAAGATTTTAAAGAGGCGGGAGCAGATATTATTACAGTTCATGTAGAGGCATGCCGTCATTTACATCGTACGTTACAATTAATTAAGCAATATGAGATGCAGTGTGGAGTCGTTTTAAATCCGCATACACCACTTGAAATGATTAAACATGTTTTACAAGAGGTAGATTGGATTTTAATTATGTCAGTTAATCCAGGATTCGGAGGTCAAACCTTTATTCCGGATTCATTAAATAAAATTGCGACATTAAATCAGTGGCGTCAAGAACAAAACTTATCTTATGTGATTGAAGTTGATGGTGGAGTTAACGAGGAAACAGCCCGCTTATGTGAAGAAGCTGGGGCAGATGTGGTAGTTGCTGGATCAGCTGTGTTTAATGCAGTAGACCGTCAATTAGCCATTCAAAAAATTAAGGGGTAA